gcggggagaagggggaggaggagagaggaaggatgAAGAAGATAGGGAGAGCaagggagaagaaagagaagggtcACTAATACGTGGACCCTACATATTGACGCAACTAGTTTGATTAGGTCAACGTGCCATATCAACGAAATCACTCACTATCAAGAGAGTCAAATTATattggttttaatagttaggcGGTCAAGATATCCGGCATTGCAGTTCAGGATATGAATCATATTGGAGTGGACCTATATTActgggagtcaaagtggacttactCCAATAGCATTCTGTTCATTTATCAGCCCAACAAACTAACAAAGAAGGGCTTCCTGAAATTTGACACAAAACTGAATTTCAGGCCCATGAAAGCCCATGTAGAACTTTCCCGTTAACTTTTGGGCCCCACAAACTGAAATGGGCCCACCCACTAATTGCAGTGAAAAACCCCAAAACCGGGTGGATTTCCTCCTTCCCTTGCACGCCTCCACGCACCCGTGGCCGGAGAAGAAgacgccgccatggacgccggcGAGTGCTCCAGCTCCCAGCCCtgcgcgtcctcctcgccggacgccgccggTGGCGTCTGGGCCAAGCTAGGTgcggccgccctcctcccccaccccacccttcctttttcttgggTTTCTTCCGCCGCACGGGTTCTTGATTCTTGACCTTTTCGTTGGTCTTGCCCTTGGCCATTGCTTGCACTGCAGTGCCCTCCGATTCCGCGTTCCCGGAGGTGGAGCTGGCCGAGGACGACGCCGTGGTGTGCTCCCGGGTCACcccggacggcggcggggaggtggtCGCGTGGTGCGTGAttaggcgcggcggcggcgatggcgacgcgtcGTCGGCGACGATTCGGAATCTGAGGTATCTCCCCTTTTCTGCTTTGCTCTTCTGGACTGTGCATTGTAGGCAAGATACGCTCTTTTTCTGCAATCTTGTTTTATCGGATTGGGGGAACAAATGCCATTCATTGATGATGCGTGTTTGGACGAAGGTTATAAAATGCAGAAAAGTTCGTACTGATTGCGATTGAATGTGAGTTGTTGTCGTTTGGATTATGTGAATCGTTGCGGTGTGGTAGCATCGTGTTCGTGTTCTTGATCACCTCCCAATaccaaaattaaagaaaagttTCCTGTGGATAAAAAAGATTCAGATTTGCTAATGATTCTAAAGCGCCTTGATTTTCTTATCCATAACTCACTTTCCAAACTTCTGAACCTGATTGATCAAACCAAAAATGAACTTTTGAATCGTGCTCATTTGAAATCGATAGAGGCGAGCCCCTGGAGACAGGGAAGAGGCAGAGTGGTCAtgggtgagttttttttttggggggtggaGGGTAGAGGAGAAGGGAAGTTCACTTCTGTGGCCAAGGTGGCAGGAGGGTCATGCAGGTTGGAAATGAGGaagtttttctatatttatataaatagtTTCTCTATGTGCGTACATCATAGCCAACCTGTGTTGCAACCTTCTGTTATTCCTTTTATCAAATTCTCGCTGATGTTAGATGCCTGTCTTGTCATCCTTGTAATGTATGTTTCATTAGACCTCTATCGTACGTTAACATTATCCATGTGCCATTGAGAAAGCTCGGATGCAATTATTGTCGATGGAAGAGTGATCCAGCAAGAAGCAGTTGACATCAAACCGGGGAGTGAAATTGTTTCAGGACCCCAGAAAGATGGTGAGATAACTATGTATTTTGAGTTTGGCATTTCGTGCATAGATTGGTGATTGTGTATATTTAATggtcttctattttttttaagtggacTATTTTATGCCTTTATGAAGCCAAATGAGTGTTTACACATGACTCTGAATATATGTACTCATTGAGTCATTTTGAATGTTTATTGTTTCCTAGACCATTCTGTTTATAAAGTGAAAAATCTATGGTTGCATGTTCGTAATTGTGCTTCCGAACAATTTATCAAATTACAAATGTTTATCCTTTTGTGATTCCGTTATGTTGAAAAGGTGAACTGTACCACTATGTAATGCATTTATGCTATCCATCTTCTTGCAGGGCATCTGTTGTACACCTTTGATATAACAGGCCTGAATGACCAGGACAAAACTAATATCAAGGTATTTTGTTGAAATGAATGTTGATCAACAACAACCTCGGTGCATAAACGTCACTAACTTTTATTTAAATGATGATGTCAGATTGTGCTGGATATTGAGAATGCAAAGTGCAGCATATGCTTAAATTTGTGGCATGATGTTGTTACTGTTGCTCCATGCCTCCACAACTTCTGGTACTTTTGCCAATTTTCCTAGCTATTTTTGATTTATCTCAAAATTCTGATTGGTGCTCATTTCTATATTCCTTTTAAGCAACGGTTGCTTCTCTGAGTGGTTAAGAAGGTCTTCAGCTAATTCGCGTGATAAAAGTCAGAGTGCTGCCTGTCCACAATGTAGGACGGCAGTGCAATCAGTTGGTAGGAATCACTTCCTACATAATATTGAAGAGGTGTGATAGTTGTGTTTAGTGACTTAACTCCTCAATACTGTTTAAGTGCTACCTATTGTACAGCTGAGATGTTTATTATAGTTCTGCTTTTGTAGGCTATACTGCAAGCTTTTTCATCGCTACAGCGGTCTGATGAGGAGATTGCATTGTTGGAGTCATATGCCTCGGTCAAGACAAATATTGTGAGTTAAAAATCTTACTAAGAAATTGTTGATTTCCACCATTTTCTCAATGGATTGTATAAAGTGTTGCACCAGTCTCTTATCTGCCAGCACTGATATTTGTCCCTGTTATCTGCCATAAAATCGAATATTGTTTTAAAATCATCACCCTTTTTTAACTTGTTTATATATTGTTGTTCATTTTAGAGAAGTGCCTTCCTCAGTCATTTGTTATTAGTTGCTGATAAATATTTAGTTTTGCTGTTGATAGCTTTTGAACTTTAAAAAGCTTGTAGTTAGCCTGCCCTACAAATAAAAAATGGCAGCTTGTAATTATGGACAATTCAAGGCCTTTCTCATGATAATGTGATGTTATATATAAATTGAAGGTTGCATGAGTTTTGTCATAAAATATTGTTGGGGCTAATTTTAATTACTCAATTCATATGAAATTTAATTGTGAAACTTTATCTAAGTAGGCGCAGCAGTTGTATTTTAACATTTCTGCTATTCAGTCTATGATGTATTTTAACCTAAAATTCACAGGCATGGCATGCATTCATCCCTTTTCCATGGTCTTATGCTGGTGCGATGATTCTTAGATCCACCATGGGGATAAACATCTGTCAGAGGGAGGTCAGATGGCAACGACTCAAAGTAGAACAGAGCTAGGTGAAGTAGGGTACAATTGAGGGAGCAATAGATCTATAATAGCTTGCCATGAGAGAGACCAGAGCTGACTAGAGACTTGTTTATTCATCTTAGCTTAATGGAAATGTATAATCCCCATCCTTGTGATAATTTGACCCTGAAGCTTATCTCTAAAATAAGGAATAGATACCAACCCAATCTAATCTGTTAAAATCAACTGGCATGAACAGTACCCCTGAACATGACAATTTGTCTGTCTGATGGATAAAATGCCTTATTATTAGAGCCAGTTGAGTCACAGGACAATTAATACCCAACTCACCAAGGTTATAGGTGTTTTCTATGCtataatatatatgttgcaAGTATATTTGTTTTGGTATTTAAATGATCAGTCCCATGATTCTGAGTTGCTGTCAATGTTCATACCTTAGGTTTTGGGGAAACAGAAAATCCAGTCAAGGAAGCGCCGTTTGCCACGTTCAAATGATGAAGCTAACCATACTAACCATGCTGATTTTCTATGCCCTCAATGTGGTAAGTGTTGAAAtttcatttttaatatttttattcttCTTTTTAGACATGTTACtcaaatgagaaaaataaatgCAGGTGCTGAATTTGGTGGATTTAGGTGCAGTCCAGGTGCTCCACACTTGCCGTGTAATGGATGTGGAGGAATGATGCCAGCCAGACCTGACACCAGTATACCACAAAAATGTAACCGATAATTCTGACCATATTACAAGATTGTAATTCTATAATTCAGTTGTTATTTGATTGATTATTCAACGTAACCATGTGTGCTG
The nucleotide sequence above comes from Oryza glaberrima chromosome 11, OglaRS2, whole genome shotgun sequence. Encoded proteins:
- the LOC127754491 gene encoding uncharacterized protein LOC127754491 isoform X1, which codes for MDAGECSSSQPCASSSPDAAGGVWAKLVPSDSAFPEVELAEDDAVVCSRVTPDGGGEVVAWCVIRRGGGDGDASSATIRNLSSDAIIVDGRVIQQEAVDIKPGSEIVSGPQKDGHLLYTFDITGLNDQDKTNIKIVLDIENAKCSICLNLWHDVVTVAPCLHNFCNGCFSEWLRRSSANSRDKSQSAACPQCRTAVQSVGRNHFLHNIEEAILQAFSSLQRSDEEIALLESYASVKTNIAWHAFIPFPWSYAGAMILRSTMGINICQREVLGKQKIQSRKRRLPRSNDEANHTNHADFLCPQCGAEFGGFRCSPGAPHLPCNGCGGMMPARPDTSIPQKCLGCDRAFCGAYWCSQGVNSSQHNPICDQETFKMISQRHISSVPDTVHGGNQYEKDITERCIQQSGKALQAIISEWIVKFDNKELDRSRLQLNHVDAITSRTYVCNQCYSKFIDFLFYWFRVSMPRNLLPPDAANRESCWYGFMCRTQHHRPDHAKKLNHVCRPTRGNP
- the LOC127754491 gene encoding uncharacterized protein LOC127754491 isoform X2 — protein: MDAGECSSSQPCASSSPDAAGGVWAKLVPSDSAFPEVELAEDDAVVCSRVTPDGGGEVVAWCVIRRGGGDGDASSATIRNLSSDAIIVDGRVIQQEAVDIKPGSEIVSGPQKDGHLLYTFDITGLNDQDKTNIKIVLDIENAKCSICLNLWHDVVTVAPCLHNFCNGCFSEWLRRSSANSRDKSQSAACPQCRTAVQSVGRNHFLHNIEEAILQAFSSLQRSDEEIALLESYASVKTNIVLGKQKIQSRKRRLPRSNDEANHTNHADFLCPQCGAEFGGFRCSPGAPHLPCNGCGGMMPARPDTSIPQKCLGCDRAFCGAYWCSQGVNSSQHNPICDQETFKMISQRHISSVPDTVHGGNQYEKDITERCIQQSGKALQAIISEWIVKFDNKELDRSRLQLNHVDAITSRTYVCNQCYSKFIDFLFYWFRVSMPRNLLPPDAANRESCWYGFMCRTQHHRPDHAKKLNHVCRPTRGNP